TAAGATCTGATCAATTCAATCTTTTTCAGATACTTTATACACTTCGTGTTTACTGATCTAAACACGTATCATCAGCAATGGGTATGCCACACACTATACAAGTTATCTTCTGCAACATGACCAAAATAAAGGGACTCTTAAGTACATCTGTGTCAGACCGGGATGAGAGTGGCTACCAAGATATTAAACATGACATTGCAAAATGAGTGATAATATTGATTATACATACAGGTATTAGACtatctatattaatatatatatatattaaggggatatttaaaaatacatttaacagtCATATACTTTACATTCATTTTAGGTGTATTTCTATAATAGAATCTGCATTAATTGCAGATTCTACAGTATTGcccatattatattattattattattattattattattattattattattattattattattattattattattattatataatataataataaaatgtatataataaaataataatataacaacatGTTGCTTatgatagatataaatagatgtaaagctatataaatctatatctgtctgtctgtctatctatctatctatctatcaatgcctgtctgtctgtctgtctgtctatctatctatctacaacaACAGATGAAATTGGTATCTtgcaatactatatatatatatatgtacacacatacacacagatacacatatattttacacTCACGCACACCAATGTATACAAATGGAAAACTTATGTATGTAACATTAATCTGTAAACGTGGGTCTTACTAAGAGATCTGCGTATACACTTTTGTTATAGGTAAAGtatcatgtattattattattattattattattattattattattattattatttttagtgttgttgttgttatttgtaATTATTCTGTTTCCACAAATCTAAAATTAAATCcatattaatattttgaaaacctATGGGTTTCGTGAataacattgaaaataaaaagatgGGCAATACATGCGAATGGAATACTGACATTTACCCGAACACAGGTAAAATGATAAGGGGTCTATATTCGGTACATGGGATGAATAGAATTCTGAGAGTTCATATTTAATAAATACGGTAATCATCGTTCTATCGTTAGAATGAGACCATGTGCGCATGGATCTGCTGACCCTGATCAGGGTTTCAGATCAATTCATCCCAGCAGAGGAGTTCACTCTAGCTATGTTTATGGAGTCACTTGGGAGGAAATTCATAAAGGCCCTTCATCAAGTCAGTCAGGGAGAAGCCACGTATTGCAGGCTCCCagtcagtgaaggggttaatccactgATTTCTCAGGTATCAGCTAAAATTTTGTATTAAAAAATTAAAGGTAAATTGAAGGTAAAGTATGTGACTGCGAATGGTAGATGTTTAATGCACCCTTTATAGTGACTCAGTGAGGCATCAGCCTATGTGATAACTTTGGCCAATATAGGTCCAGGCATTGGTTATACGACACAGACTGATTGCCAGAGCCCCTGTCAAAAGCAATTAACAGGAATTACTGGTATGACTTTGATAAATTAGGGTCTCACGTTTCTCTTTAGCTTTCCCAGCCCCCTTTTCTTCTGTATTTGATCTCGACCCTCCCTTTTAACACAGCTTGTATCGGGCTTCACACATTTCAGATCCTCTTTAACGTTTCCATTATTACTGAGATAATATtttcttaaagaaaaataataaatgcctCCATTCTCTCCCCTTGCAGTCAACTCCTATCCATATAGCATCCATTAATAAAGGTTTATGAAACAGTGAGACCTCATATTTTGATTTAAAGAAGGCATTCACTGCCCTGTATAGCAATACATCAACTCATTGAACACTACACATTGTATCCCAGAGCTGACACAGTGGAGTTTATCTGCTCAgtgttatttacatttaaaaataagcaCGTGAAAAATTCTTAGGAAGGAAAATttgtaaaagtttataaaaaaataaaagttaatatagAAGATTTTAATTTATCATCATTCCATTTTCTATTTATTATGACTTTTCTTATCCAAGGATCTAGTCTAAAACATCTTTATTGCTTCTCTTATTATTGCAAATAATAATCAAGCTTATGTCAACAAAGAGTTAATACCAACTTCCCATAAATATATTATCGTTTGGAATTCTTGAAGCCAGGTGGGTGGGCTTTTCCAAACAAGTCTGCTTTGGCACACAAAGGGTTAATTGTGATCCCTAACATTTTCATCTTTCAAATCCTGGTCATCTTTGCAGGCATCATTCCAGGGATTTCAAACATGGAGGCTACAGATACAATgtgatttgttttgtttatgtCATCATCTTGATGTGAAgtgaagaattgaaaaaaaaaaaaaaaattaaaataaagaattcacacactgcattacagaaAAACAAGTGATCCTAATGGAAGAATGTGAATTGTGCAATCAGATTGATTGTTGTGTTTGAATTATTAACCCATTTTGTAATAGAAGACATTTACTAAACTCTGTTAATTACTGTATGGATGCTTAACAATGCCAGAAACCAAAgggttaatgaaaaaaaaaaagcaaataaaatagcATGATACTCCaaatgaataataattaaaaaaaataaagaataaaaaaaaatgcaattatcCAAGTTACAAGCTAAGTCTGTTGAGAAAGCCTTGATCTAAAGAAACCCCCTTGCTCCAGATCACACAGCCCAGAGCATTATAAGCCCCAGGTGAAttgagaaaggggattatttagTAGGATTTATTAACAAAATATACCTCGGACGGATGGCAAAAGAATTgtgtctttcttttcttttcttttcatttttttcccctctcccctcttagcggaaacctaataaaagttagtgcaGACAGGGCACTCCCCCGTGACGTAGGGGGGAACTCAGTCAGCCAATAGGAAGTTCTCCCCAAATCCTTCTGCCTGCAAGAAATATAAGAGCTCAGAACGTTCGGTATCAAGTCAGAAACACGCTCGCGTCTGGGGACAAAGTGATAGGGTTGGGTTTGTTTTGTGGCTCTTGAGCCCCCTCCAAAAGTCCATTGGAGAAGGGTTTCTCCTACCAGCAGGCGCTGAGTGCTCGGGAGATCGGTTTCTTGGGACAGTCCCCTGCCCTCTGCCAGGGTTATTTCTCCCCATAGTTCTGGTAGAAAATGATGCAGGAAGAATCGAGCTCCCCAGTCTCCCCAGTGGACAGCTTGAGCAACAGCGAGGAAGAGCTTGACAGGCAGCAGGGTAAGaggggatgcagaaagaggagacCCAGTAGGAAGAACCCTGAGGATCCAGACAGCCCAACCTCCGTGAAGAGAAACAAGAAAGCCAGCAGCACAGGCAGCAGCCCCCAGTCCTTTGAGGAACTTCAGACCCAGAGAGTCATGGCTAATGTGAGGGAGAGGCAGAGGACCCAGTCCCTCAACGAAGCCTTCGCAGCTCTGAGAAAAATCATCCCCACCCTCCCATCAGATAAACTGAGTAAAATCCAAACCCTCAAACTGGCATCCAGATACATCGATTTCCTGTGCCAGGTTTTACAGAGCGATGAGCtggactccaaaatggcaagctGCAGTTATGTGGCCCACGAACGGTTAAGCTATGCCTTCTCAGTGTGGAGAATGGAGGGAGCATGGTCCATGTCTGCATCCCACTAAAGCAATGCCACTGTGGGCACCACTCTAAAGGCACACTCAGGTAAGGAAGCAGGGCAGAGCCCCCTCCATGGTAACCATGGCAGCATTCTATATCCATCGATAACTTCCCTAAACTGGATACATTGATAGAATATGGATTTCTACGTATGTTTGTGTATACATtgatatattgttattttatttgaagTATTTTAAGGAGTCACTCCTCCACCTCCCAAGCACACTC
The nucleotide sequence above comes from Pelobates fuscus isolate aPelFus1 chromosome 4, aPelFus1.pri, whole genome shotgun sequence. Encoded proteins:
- the TWIST1 gene encoding twist-related protein 1; this translates as MMQEESSSPVSPVDSLSNSEEELDRQQGKRGCRKRRPSRKNPEDPDSPTSVKRNKKASSTGSSPQSFEELQTQRVMANVRERQRTQSLNEAFAALRKIIPTLPSDKLSKIQTLKLASRYIDFLCQVLQSDELDSKMASCSYVAHERLSYAFSVWRMEGAWSMSASH